In the Cylindrospermopsis raciborskii Cr2010 genome, CCTGAGTTGGGGATGGTTATAATAGCTAATTTCCCCCCAATCCCACGTTATTGAGTGTCTTAACAATGATCAATAAATTGTTAAAATATTGGAAAAGACTTGCATAATCAAAAAAAATAATGTAGGATAAACCGTAACACAGTGTAACCCATATATCCTAATAACAAGTTTTATTGTGATCAGGAAAAACAGTCTTGGTCTGTTGAACTTATCCAATTACTTTCCAACATAAACATATTAACCACTAATCAGCAACTATTAATCAACAAATGGGGGAAAACTTGAGTATATTGGCATTTTCTGCATTAGTTTGGATGGGATCCTTTAGTGCTGGTTTAGTAGGTTCCTTAACCGGTTTAGGAGGGGGTGTTGTCATAGTTCCGCTATTAACTTCCGTTTTTGGGGTTGATATTCGTTACGCTATTGGTGCTTCCTTGGTTTCAGTTATTGCTACATCCTTAGGTTCAGCATCGACATATATTAGAAAGGGATTTACTAATATTCGACTAGGAATGTTTTTAGAGGTTGCTAGTACTATTGGTGCGGTTGTTGGTGCATCCATAGCTACCATTGTTTCAGTTAAATTCCTCACTATCGTTTTAGCATTTGTGCTAATTTATTCAGCATATTTATCCCAAAGACCAAAAACGGAATGTGTTGAGGTTGTCAAATCAGATCCCCTAGCTGAATACCTCCAATTAAATGGTACTTACCCCATAAATGATGGTGTAATGTCTTATCAAGTAAACTCCCTACCTGCTGGTTTTAGCATTATGTTACTAGCAGGAATTCTTTCTGGTTTACTAGGTATTGGGTCTGGAGCATTTAAAGTTTTAGCCATGGATCAAGCAATGGGTTTACCCTTTAAAGTTTCCACTACCACTAGCAATTTTATGATTGGTGTAACAGCAGCAGCTTCTGCTGGCATATATCTAAGTAGGGGATATATTGAGCCAGGCTTGTCTATGCCCGTACTGTTGGGAGTTTTACCGGGTGCTTTTTTAGGGGCCAGAATTTTAATTGGTGCCAAAACTCAAACCCTCAGAATTATCTTCAGTATCATCTTAGTAGTGATGGCACTAAAAATGGTCTATAACGGTTTAACAGGGGGAGTATAATAACATGTATAAATTAAATTCTGGTTTTAGATGGACTTCATCAGCGGAAATAGAAATCGAATTAATGGGACTGGTTCTGATTCCAGAAGAAACCGATTCTGATATTGAACAATTAGAGCAACAGCAGCTGGATCAAAGTAACAGTATAAATAATACTAACTTTTCTGGTGAAATTACTAGTTTTTACCATCCAAATAAGTCGCAATCTGAACAACAACTAGAAAACATCCTGAGTAATTTACTCGGACATGGTGTGTTAATTGCTAGCACTGTTGTGTTTGCGGGAGGGATGTTATATTTAATCCGTCATGGTTTTGAACCTGCTGAGTATAACACATTTAGAGGTACACCATCCCAGTTTTG is a window encoding:
- a CDS encoding sulfite exporter TauE/SafE family protein gives rise to the protein MSILAFSALVWMGSFSAGLVGSLTGLGGGVVIVPLLTSVFGVDIRYAIGASLVSVIATSLGSASTYIRKGFTNIRLGMFLEVASTIGAVVGASIATIVSVKFLTIVLAFVLIYSAYLSQRPKTECVEVVKSDPLAEYLQLNGTYPINDGVMSYQVNSLPAGFSIMLLAGILSGLLGIGSGAFKVLAMDQAMGLPFKVSTTTSNFMIGVTAAASAGIYLSRGYIEPGLSMPVLLGVLPGAFLGARILIGAKTQTLRIIFSIILVVMALKMVYNGLTGGV
- a CDS encoding DUF1634 domain-containing protein, which codes for MYKLNSGFRWTSSAEIEIELMGLVLIPEETDSDIEQLEQQQLDQSNSINNTNFSGEITSFYHPNKSQSEQQLENILSNLLGHGVLIASTVVFAGGMLYLIRHGFEPAEYNTFRGTPSQFCSPVGVINAIFSGSGRGIIQLGLLILISVPILRVVISFLVFMFQRKFTYVVMTFLVLATISYSLVSASL